The Penaeus vannamei isolate JL-2024 chromosome 39, ASM4276789v1, whole genome shotgun sequence genome includes the window CTTTtttaggggaaaagaagaaattgggggttttatttttaaaaagtttttttatttatttttattttttaaattttttattttaaaaaattgtttttaaaataataaatttatatttataattataaaaaattttatatttaaaaaaaccaAGTAATGGGGAATATAATCAACCACCCCCGGGTGTTGGTTTATTGgtgggtatgatatatatatatatatatatatatatatatatatatatatatatatatatatatatatatatatatttttatataaaatattattattttaataaaaaaaaaaaaaaaaaaaaaaaaagagagagagagagagagactgagggagagagagagaagaaagagagagagagagagagagagatagaagaagaagaagaagaaaaagaaaaagaaaagaaagaagaagaagataagatagtaaaaagatagatgatagatagatgataaatgaaaaagacagatagataaaaatttagaaaaaataaaaagaaaagaaaagagtgagaagagagaaagaaaaaagaagaagagagagaagaaagagaagaagagagaagaagagaaagaaaagaagaagaaaaaaagaagaaaaaagaaaaagaaaaaaagagaaaagaagaaagaagaggaggaggaaaaaaaaagaagaaagaaaaaaaaaaaaaaaaaaaaaaaaagagagagagagaaaaaagaaggaagagagaagagaagagagagagaaggagaaaaaagaagaaagaagaagaaaaaaagagaaagagagagaaaaaggggaagagaaagagaaaagaagaaagaaaaaagagaaaataagaagagaaagaaagagaaagagaaagtgagagaaagagaaagagaagagagagaggggacccCTGGGGTCCTCGAAAAAGTGGACTACTTTTTGAAGGGGCATGGCATATACCCATTGGGATCGGGCCTCGTGGTGCCTTCTGCGGTGGTCTCGTGTacgggggggggaatgggggaataaaaaggaaagaaagaatgaatgaaagaaagggagagaacgaaaaaatcgaaaaagtaatcaagaagagagaataaatgagagaaaaagaatgaaacaaattaaaagaaagaaagaaaaagaaagaaagaaaaaaaaaacaagcaagaaagaaagaaagagaaaatacacacacatacaggctaaaacacacatatgcaacCACGTATTCAAAgtcatgtacatacacagaagattaaacatgcatatgcacacacacatacacacacacacacacacacacacacacacacacacacacacacacacacacacacacacacacacacacacacacacacacacacacacacacacacacacacacacacacacacacacacacacacacacacacacacacacacacgcacgcacgcacgcacacaaacactaaagGTGAGATTAGATTAATTAAATGTTGCGTAAATAAACCCACTTTTGAGTAATAAAGGTAACACTTTACCATAGTCTTTTCTGCTATAGATATTATGGCGAAATGTTATGTAAAGTTATCTTGCGACTTGTGGCAACTTTCGCTAATGGATGGAGGATGCCGGTTTTTGTTTCTTTACCCCTTTTTACAATCTTATTTTGttagtatttttcttctttctcttgctattcCTGTCCATCTCCCTGattttgttcgtatttttctttttcatttcgtttcctAAGTAATTCTatccatgtttatttttattcccctttttatccttctttgcttctaaatttgcttttttttttctctttttgatgttatttctatcattttttttttctttttctttacgtggattctgttcttattttcctttctccgattttctcctattttcctctctgtttcaCCTTCcaactttcttattttctctatcatgcacgcttttctttcttatctttttctctattctcattttttttcttactcttttattcttgtttatcctactttcattttctcgcttttatgtttcattctttctcctcttcctatcctttttttctccctcctttatgcccttcgctcttttttttctcctcaattaccttttctttttttactcttcttacagtatatctctttctattacggccacttccttgtctttcttgctCTTGAATTTATTGGAAAATGCTTTTACCTCCAACcggaaaatcagagagaaagggaagagaagaaaagaaaagaattacaagcattgtTTAACAGTttccatagatatatgtgtgtgtatttgtgtgtgtggatgtgtgtgtgtgcatgttcatatatatatatatatatatatatatatatatatatatatatatatatatatatatatatatatatatatatatatatatatatatatatatatatatatatatatatatatatatatatatatataatagagagagagagagagagtgagagagagagagagagagataagtagctatagatagacagctggatggatatatatatatatatatatatatatatatatatatatatatatatatatatatatatatatatatatatatatatatatatatatatatagatatatatatatatatatatatatatatatatatatatatgtatgtatatatatatatatatatacacatatgtgcacatatatatatatatatatatatatatatatatatatatatatatatatatatatatatatatatatatatatatatatatatatatatatatatatatatatatatatatatatactatatatatatatatatatatatatatatatatatatatatatatatatatatatatatatatatatatatatatatatatatagtgtatatatatatatatatacacatatatacacacatatatatgtatatatatatatatatatatatatatatataatatatatatatatatatatatatatatatatacctatatatatatatatatatatatatatatatatatatatatatatatatatatatatatatatatatatatatatatatatcatatatatatatatatatatatatatatatatatatatatatatatatatatatatattcatatatatatataatatatattcatatatatatatatataatatatattcatatatatatatatatatatatatatatatatatatatatatatatatatatatatatatatatatatatatatatatatatatatatataagaaaggagATCGGACACATTGGACCGAAAATGGAACCACAGAAACAAAAATCCGACGCACTGGATCGCAAATCGGAACCGAAAAGCCAAGAGAACGGGAAGTGGACACCTTTAGCCGTGAAATAGACCCAGAAGACCACAAACCGAACATTCAAGGTCGCATATGAGGCACATTAAGAGGCTGACAGGACACGTTGTAAAGCAAAGTGGATACATAGCACACGTATCCTTAAGTATCCATTTTGCGGTACGGTGTGTCCGATTTTACACCGATTTTAGCGCCACTTAATCCTAATATGACACAGTAGAGTACAGATCGGACATTCCGGACCGCAAAACAGGACAAATTACCGTACAATTCGGCCACACGAGTCCACAAATCGGTCACTTGAGACAATAGATCTGCCACAAAAGTATAAAAATATCCAAATGAGTCCCGCAAATCGGCCACATCAGACCAGAAATCGGTCACACGAGACCCCAAACCGGCCACGTCagcccacaaccacccacacgagACCCCAAATTGACCACATCagcccacaaccacccacacgagACCACAAACCGGCCACATCtgaccacaaccacccacacgagACCACAAATCGCCCACATCAGCCCACAACCACCCTCACGAGACCAGAAATCGGTCACATGagaccacaaccacccacacggGACCACAAATCATCCACACCagaccacaaccacccacacgagACCACAAATCGGCCACATCAGACCGCAACCACCCACACCAGACCCCAAATCAACCACACCAGCCCATAACCCCCCACACGAGACCCCAAATTGACCACACCAGCCAACAAATCGGCCACTAAAATCGGCCACATCagaccacaaccacccacacgagACCTCAAATCGGCCACATCAGACCACAACCACCCTCACGAGACCCAAAATCGGCCACATCAGACCACAACCACCCTCACGAGACCCCAAATCGGCCACATCagaccacaaccacccacacgagACCCCAAATCGGCCACATCAGACCACAACCACCCTCACGAGACCCCAAATCGGCCACATCAGACCACAACCACGCACACGAGACCTCAAATAGCCCACATCagaccacaaccacccacacgagACCTCAAATCGCCCACATCagaccacaaccacccacacgagACCCCAAATCGGCCACATCAGACCACACCCACCCGCACGAGACCCCAAATTGACCACATCAGACTACAACCACCCACACGAGAATACAAATCGGCCACATCAGACCACAACCACCCTCACGAGACCACAAATCGCCCACATCagaccacaaccacccacacgagACCTCAAATCGGCCACATCagaccacaaccacccacacgagACCCCAAATCGGCCACGTCagaccacaaccacccacacgagACCCAAAATCGCCCACATCAGACCACAACCACCTACACGAGACCACAAATCGCCCACATCagaccacaaccacccacacgagACCCCAAATCGCCCACATCagaccacaaccacccacacgaTACCCCAAATCGGCCACATCagaccacaaccacccacacgagACCCCAAATCGCCCACATCagaccacaaccacccacaccaGACCCCAAATCGGCCACACCAGACCCCAACCACCCACACGAGACCCCAAATCGGCCACACCagaccacaaccacccacacgagACCCCAAATCACCCACATGagaccacaaccacccacacgagACCCCAAATCGACCACATCagaccacaaccacccacacgagACCCCAAATCGCCCACATCagaccacaaccacccacacgagGCCCCAAATCGGCCACACGAGACCCCAAATCAACCACGTCagcccacaaccacccacacgagACCCCAAATCGGCCACACAagaccacaaccacccacacgagACCAAATATCGACCACGTCAGtccacaaccacccacacgagACCCCAAATCGGCCACGCGAGCCAACAAATCGGCCTCTGAAATCGGCCCGACCACGAGGCCCCGAGGTCATCCGTTTACATTTCGTgaaccacaaccacccacacgtGACCCCAAATCATCCACACGAGACCCCAAATCAACCACACCagaccacaaccacccacacgagACCCCAAATCGGCCACGCCAGCCAACAAATCGGCCTCTGAAATCGGCCCGACCACGAGGCCCCGAGGTCATCCGTTGACATTTCGTGACCGCGGCGGCCTCGGCGATGAAATTTCTTAGGTCTGAGTTCCACCGGGGTCGAATGTGTAATGAAATAGGGAGCTTTTATTTAGGAGGTTTGGCCGCCTCAGCTGGGCGCTCCCTCCGGGggctctctctcgccgtctctttttctctctctttctctgttttttttttattttttttggttttgtctctttttttcttttttctgtctctttttctctctctttctcttttttttctgcatttatttAGGAGGTTTGGCCGCCTCAGCTGGGCGCTCCCTCCGggggctctctctcgccctctctttttctctctctttctctattttttcttgatttttctgtttttgtctcttttttttctttttctgtctctttttctctctctttctctatttttttctgcatttatttAGGAGGTTTGGCCGCCTCAGCTGGGCGCTCCCTCCGGGGGCTCTCTGTCgccgtgtctttttctctctctttctctatttttttttttttttttttgtttttgtcctttttcttattctgcctctttttctcattctttttctcattcttttattttcttttttttgtcctttttttctttttgtgtctctttttctctctctttctcttttttttctgtctctttttctctctctttctctaattttttCTGCATTTATTTAGGAGGTTTGGCCGCCTCAGCTGGGCGCTCCCTCCGggggctctctctcgccctctctttttctctctctttctctattttttcttttgatttttctgtttttgtcattttttttcttttttctcctcttcctgtctctttctctttctctttctgtctctttctctttctctctttctccttctgtctctctttctctttctgtctctttttctcattctttctctgtctcttttctcactctctctctgtctctttttctcattctattttctaTAATGAAATAGGGAGCATTTATTTTGGAGGTTTGGCCGCCTCAGCTGGGCGCTCCCTCCGGGGGCTCTCTcgccgtctctttttctctctctttctctaatttttttcttgatttttttttgtttttgtctcttttttcttctttttctgcctctttttctctttctttctcttttttttttctcttcctattatcTATTTTAgtatctttttctcattctcttcactgtctctttttctcattgtctttttctctttttctctttctccttctgtcactttttctttttctttttctctttctgtctttttatctcaatctgttttttttttcttgttttgagagacatgactttttttttctctctctctctccatctctttcttatccccgtacttctctttctatgtttctttgttatcatcttcctctttctttttattttcctcacattctctctctctctctcattcattttattaATCATCTCTCACTGTTTCATTTTGTTCTgtattctttctttgctttctcgcgatcatttttttctctctttcatcttataACATTTTTCTCATTCCTGTGATTatgtattatttctttcttctttttcctattcccgctctctcttttctctattattcctttctttgttagttTTTATACTTCCTTACTGTGGATGCTAGAGAGAAATTGCGTAAGGTGTGCTTGTCTAACTTTtctattcaattttctttctgtctttgcctttctctctcgtttctcttcacttttcttctttttctttttcctttttgtggctGGAGTGTCTGAGGTGgacttgtctttctcttttggtctttcttatttcctttctttctttcatccgtaTATTTTTCTTTGGTATTTTAGGTGTGGAGTGACAGGGCGTGGGTTTGGGCTTTGggactttctcctcttttttattctatttttatccctctctgtttatttaccctctttctcttttctctctctctctctcacttactctcgctctctctgtgtttatctgccctttctctccttcctttccctctcggtTTATCtggcctctctttcctttctctctctctcccactctcgctctctctatctctctctctctctgtttatctggcctgtttctcctttctctctctatttttctctctatttctctctctttctatctatctctatctctatctcactggctctctctctcattctcactctcgccctctctctgtctctcgccttctttctccctctacccaatctctctcttactcacgcacctactttatcctctctctctccttatttcaatatcctctcattctttttcgcttactcccttatctctctcgacctctcttctcctctttatctttctctgtctctttctctctcttgctgtcctcctctccccttctatctccttatTCAGTTTTCTTCGTTCGTGCTTTTGAACACCAAGTGAACGAACATTTCCCTGAGTTAttactttttatgttattattattattactttttattacttttatttttgttatgttacctttttattacttttattttttgttatattgactttttattactttttattacttattattcttactctatcattaatattttcatgatcattatcattttacatgatataattgttataattttcatcattagtattatgatgataatgataatgttaacgataatgataataataattcttatctttatacttatcactatcattgttattatcattattggtatatcattgttattactattgccattattactagcagttattatcttattaaattaatattatcataattattactgttattatcagtattattattgttatcaatatttttttctgttactagACTGATAACAGTGAAGGTAATacattttacttcattttctttgaGGGACAAAGGCACGGTCGTGAATCGGTTGGTCATTAAATgataaaacatgatgataataataatcacatataGAAGGTAAAGAAAGCAGatttccattcctttcctctctgtctccttttctcttctctcctcctccgccctctctttctctctgctctccgcctctttctatttctctttctttctgtctctctccttcctccgtccctcttctctctctccttcttcccctctctatctcttgctccttGGTCTCataatctctttctctgtgtctgtctccttcaATAGGCGTCTGTATCTGCGTCCTCGTGTAGGTGTGATATTGTGTGCAcgcgtctgtgtacgtgtgtgtgtgtaatcatgtgtgtgtgcatttatggacgtgtttttgtataattttgcatgcgtgcgtctgtgtacgtgtgtatataatctttgtgtgcgtctgtgtacgtgtgtgtgcctctgtgtacgcgtttgtatataattttgcatgcgtgcgtctgtttacgtgtgtatataatctttgtgtgcgtctgtgtacgtgtgtgtgcgtctgtgtacgtgtttatgtataattttgcatgcgtgcgtctgtgtacgtgtgtatataatctttgtgtgcgtctgtgtacgtgtgtgtgcctctgtgtacgcgtttgtatataattttgcatgcgtgcgtctgtgtacatgtgtgtatataatctttgtgtgcgtctgtgtacgtgtgtgtgcgtctgtgtacgtgtttatgtataattttgcatgcgtgcgtctgtgtacgtatgtgcgtataatTCTATGtacgcgcgtctgtgtgtgtgaatggaaatgaACCGTCGCCTCTGCCCGGTGAACGCATACCTTCACCGTACATTAAATAACGAGCAAGTGAACAAATGAATAACAAGATGCCCTAAAGGCTGTAGTCATAGCAACAGATGTTCTAGAAGCGGTAACCATGGCAACGGAAGGGACCAAAGGAcgcttcatttattttctatgaaGACTTGTCATCAGATGATGTTTAGTCACTAACCATCAgtgttttcttaattcttttattcatttttttgctttgttaGTCGCGGTCCTCTAAAATTatcgtattatcaatatcatttccattGGACACTATTATCTATACTATCAAGGGgatcaccatcattgttagtatatatgtgtgcgcgcgcgcgcgcgcgcgtgtgtgtgtgtatatatatatatatatatatatatatatatatatatatatatatatatatatatatatatatatatatacatatttatatatatgtattataactTATTTTTCATGTTCCaagttatcatattttattctttGACGAGTTACTAAAAGCTTGGGCCAATTGGGACACATTGCCAAGTCAACTGATATTATTAATTGATTTAATGTACCGTTGACATTTTGCGGTAACGTAGCTTAACGGTCTTTAAGAATCGTGGGCGTGGGAAtgaatttattcctctgttaagtgtgtgaCAAATATTATAACGATCATAGAGACATTTGTACCACTCAATATTTTAATAACTAAATAATCAATGAGCAAatagcatatcattctgtaaatcttagcaatacacgATTAAAATTAGTAATATTCtttaataattcaattcatatctaaggttaattttATGTACCCTTCTTTTTCCGACGAATTATGAATCAATgagattttaataaacaaaatagaagtAAAAGTGTGACGGAATTGGGACCCTCAGACCTAAGGCATCTTTTCCGGCGGCAATTAGGGTGTCTCGTGATCGGAAGCGAAACAGGCctataagctccgcccatttctgtgacgtaatgggagtGGCCACAGTTCATGGCTTGATATTTTACTGTACTATAAAAAGATttattaaaaggggaaaaaaaaggggggggaaaaattaaaaaaacttttaaccaaaaaaacatttttttttcccccctttttccccttttttttttttgtccctaaaatttcaaaattaaaagggggttttaaaatttaaaaaaaaacttccattttaaaaaatttttttcttatttttaatacCCCTTTCCCTTGGGGAAaaaaccttttattttttataataaaattaaaaaccccttttatttttattaaaaagaaaTCTAAATCTTTTttgaatataaaattatataataaatttttttaaataaataatttttaaatttaaaatttttcaaaattaaaaataataaaaataataataaaataattttaaaaatataattttaaattaattttaataataataataaaataatattaaaaataataaaattttaaaaataatagatagataataaaaaataataataatatttaaatttttatataattttaaaatttttttttaaaaatattttttttttttttttaaaatttttttttttaaaaaaaaaaagggggtaaagtataaatacaaaaagttttttcattttttaaatttttttttaaaatttttataaataaaaataaaatatatattattcccttttttcttttaatccccTTTccttggttttttttttcttttcttttttccccctttagtttttttccccccccctttttaagttttttttaaaattttttcccccctttcctttttttttttttttttttttttttttgttctcccctttccctttttcctttttttttttttcaattctttttttttttttttttttttttttttttttttgcttccttttttcttcccatttttttcttttccttctcatttttcctctttttaaaatCATTCTTTCAGATCTTCcattaaaaaaccccccccaatttttccccggttccccttttttatcataaatttcctctatctccattctctcattctattgCTCCACCCACCCTTTTACCaaaatttattaattttttttccctcttctttcccccccttccccctaaacaccgccctttttccccttcccccttaaaacATGCATCAGTCATGCTGTGACGTGCAACATCCGCCTCTTCAGAATCACTCTTAGTTATCAAGGCGCGTGCAATCATGTGCCGACGTGCTTGCATTGCAGGTCCTCTCAGGCATTGCAGATAAAGTTCTCGCGTCGTTATGGATcaaacactttctctctcctgcgcTTGCACGGTCTCTCCCACTTCGCCGGGGTAATGAGGGCTCTCCCGTTGCAgtgaacagtctctctctctctcgcgtttaaTGTAAATGTTTCTCCATTAATGTCTTTGGTGGGACAgggataacatttttttttttaaaaatttttggtttttttttaaaaatttttttttattttctctttactgGACAGGTTTtctgttcattaaaaaaaaattttttcattttacatatCAGACTTTAACATACAACAGgtgttttggggaaaaaaatgtcTCTCTTGCCCCAAAACAGATATCTCTTCTTTTGCAGATAaaatactcttttctctctctctctctctctctctctctctctctctctctctctctctctctctctctctctctttctctttttctttttttttctctctttctctatctccatctatctctttctctccctcctcccccttctctctctctatatatatatatacaggccaaAAATCTAATCTTCACTGCAGGTCAACGATTCTGTCTCCCGAGAGATAACAGTTACTTTCTCTCTACTGTAACAAATGCTTCTCAAAGCTGTTATAGCGACCTCTTTGCCGTTACAAATACCCGCCTCTCTTTCAACGGTCTCCTTCCCGTTGTAAcggtccccctttccccctgaacAAAGAAAACCTTGGTGAAAGCTCGAGACTTCAGCAAATAAGGGTAATAGTCTCTTACAGCAGTTTCATATAATACCTCATTACCATGAACGttgatttttttcccgttttttttttttttttttttacccccccccccaaaaa containing:
- the LOC113819073 gene encoding putative protein FAM47C — protein: MNKQALHQHIALVEEIDNKTLECLVCRVQIGHSGPQNRTNYRTIRPHESTNRSLETIDLPQKYKNIQMSPANRPHQTRNRSHETPNRPRQPTTTHTRPQIDHISPQPPTRDHKPATSDHNHPHETTNRPHQPTTTLTRPEIGHMRPQPPTRDHKSSTPDHNHPHETTNRPHQTATTHTRPQINHTTNKSATKIGHIRPQPPTRDLKSATSDHNHPHETQNRPHQTTTTLTRPQIGHIRPQPPTRDPKSATSDHNHPHETPNRPHQTTTTHTRPQIAHIRPQPPTRDLKSPTSDHNHPHETPNRPHQTTPTRTRPQIDHIRLQPPTREYKSATSDHNHPHETTNRPHQTTTTHTRPQIGHIRPQPPTRDPKSATSDHNHPHETQNRPHQTTTTYTRPQIAHIRPQPPTRDPKSPTSDHNHPHDTPNRPHQTTTTHTRPQIAHIRPQPPTPDPKSATPDPNHPHETPNRPHQTTTTHTRPQITHMRPQPPTRDPKSTTSDHNHPHETPNRPHQTTTTHTRPQIGHTRPQINHVSPQPPTRDPKSATQDHNHPHETKYRPRQSTTTHTRPQIGHASQQIGL